From the genome of Maniola jurtina chromosome 10, ilManJurt1.1, whole genome shotgun sequence, one region includes:
- the LOC123869071 gene encoding uncharacterized protein LOC123869071 gives MASINPLAFIEKLTGRDNYNTWKFAVKSYLEHEDLWECIDPGAKDAQKDVKAKSKIILLIDPVNYIHVQEARTAREVWLNLQRAFDDSGLSRKLALTIAGS, from the exons ATGGCGTCAATCAATCCACTTGCCTTTATTGAGAAGCTCACTGGTCGAGACAACTACAATACATGGAAATTCGCCGTGAAATCATATCTCGAGCACGAGGATTTGTGGGAATGTATTGATCCGGGCGCTAAAGATGCTCAAAAAGATGTGAAGGCAAAGTCAAAAATCATATTGCTTATTGACCCGGTAAATTATATACACGTTCAAGAAGCACGGACAGCACGCGAGGTATGGCTAAACTTACAGCGCGCATTCGACGACTCCGGCCTGTCACGTAAG TTAGCGTTGACAATTGCTGGGTCATAG